The Cloeon dipterum chromosome X, ieCloDipt1.1, whole genome shotgun sequence genome includes a window with the following:
- the boss gene encoding uncharacterized protein boss isoform X2: MQFPPYLWLIPLLLLRVGADPAHDALLCEPRSVMPYLLVQGQAVITAFVDGHTGENCSIPVAVGLEQMAAIAWAVSEANALSLVPGINIGLEVFDTCSNSIMTHKAALSAISETDCDGHYSLGVLSSYRTAQVIQPLLAALDIQSFGKYLPEQRTLGPTALAAIETLKALNVTQTAVVAHSSAALRTFTSLANKMDICVTWQQVMHVDDETHHFDSGSPPTSGSAVVLGSWASIKEHLEGLQGSANFSSLSWVAAAVDLPWEAISEEASYEGLPPSMLLIAASTDAALQLDSLVSQESLEALGHGALASETHLAELRRASSVVLEAASRLREALLLDCGQFSICAELKPLVKHNFSDDAALAPTALEPPAAAPTGHLEPQFKVGKVEQATNCVEAVGDLQAGQLKVDNATAELLFDWVRGGCEKDCVCLNEVYRPTVWSLIRWNGEIWVAVVTSVAGVGVALSIAVAVFIITRICKGDVLEGNPTFSFILLLGVVFTYVAVLPYCLSGPRLLCVLRELGTCLGYALLLSVMLARAIMLTTTDEQGFMSHVSGYLQAALWFFIITVQVALTAQFLLFNKSELMAMPSSETDSQVVCHTHRGAFLVLLGYDFLLMLLLVLISPLVARSKRNYREGFFFCLASWMCATCWIFWVTGFVILDEPWRPMVIAGGQVACATVILGAIFIPRTYLIVSSVTRARIASAIPCAAAAYSSSTNILDIQYRSSQALYDSVHNIHHGHHGMHGEDVPVAPPLPKSPHASPYAAAGVSNPNYYSEQPRGSNASTLKAGRSYASPENTYARYDSPPSPLKVTRF, from the exons ATGCAGTTTCCTCCGTACCTGTGGTTAATACCCCTCCTGCTGCTCAGGGTTGGAGCCGACCCTGCGCACGATGCTCTGCTGTGCGAGCCCAGGTCGGTCATGCCGTACTTGCTCGTCCAAGGGCAGGCGGTCATCACAG catTTGTTGATGGGCACACCGGCGAAAACTGCAGCATCCCGGTGGCCGTCGGCCTGGAACAAATGGCCGCCATCGCCTGGGCCGTCTCCGAAGCCAACGCACTCAGTCTCGTGCCAGGAATCAATATAG GACTAGAAGTGTTTGACACCTGCAGCAACAGCATCATGACACACAAGGCAGCCCTGTCTGCTATTTCAGAGACTGATTGCGATGGCCACTACTCACTAG GTGTTTTGTCCAGTTACCGAACAGCGCAAGTAATCCAGCCGCTGCTCGCGGCGCTTGACATTCAGTCTTTCGGCAAATACCTGCCAGAGCAAAGAACCCTCGGGCCCACCGCATTGGCGGCCATTGAGACGCTAAAAGCCTTAAATGTCACGCAGACAGCCGTCGTCGCGCACTCATCGGCGGCTTTGAGGACCTTCACCTCCCTCGCAAATAAGATGGATATTTGCGTTACTTGGCAGCAAGTCATGCATGTGGA CGACGAGACGCACCACTTTGATTCCGGCTCGCCGCCGACGAGCGGAAGTGCAGTGGTCCTGGGCAGCTGGGCGTCCATCAAGGAGCACCTGGAGGGCCTGCAGGGCAGCGCCAACTTCAGCAGCCTGTCGTGGGTGGCTGCGGCCGTGGACCTGCCGTGGGAGGCGATCTCCGAGGAGGCGAGCTACGAGGGTCTGCCGCCGAGCATGCTGCTGATAGCGGCGTCGACGGACGCGGCGCTGCAGCTCGACTCGCTGGTGAGCCAGGAGTCGCTGGAGGCGCTGGGCCACGGCGCGCTGGCCTCCGAGACGCACCTGGCCGAGCTGCGGAGGGCGTCGAGCGTGGTGCTGGAGGCGGCCAGCCGCCTCCGCGAGGCCCTGCTGCTCGACTGCGGCCAGTTCAGCATTTGCGCGGAGCTGAAGCCGCTGGTCAAGCACAACTTCAGCGACGACGCGGCCCTGGCGCCGACGGCCCTCGagccgccggccgccgcccCCACCGGACACCTCGAGCCGCAGTTCAAGGTCGGAAAGGTCGAGCAGGCGACCAACTGCGTCGAGGCCGTCGGCGACCTGCAGGCCGGCCAGCTCAAAGTGGACAACGCCACCGCCGAGTTGCTCTTCGACTGGGTCAGGGGAGGCTGCGAGAAGGACTGTGTCTGTCTTAAcgag GTTTACAGACCAACAGTGTGGTCCCTGATCCGGTGGAACGGCGAGATTTGGGTGGCCGTGGTGACGTCCGTGGCGGGCGTGGGGGTGGCCCTTTCGATCGCCGTGGCCGTCTTCATCATCACAAGAATTTGCAAAG GTGACGTGTTGGAGGGTAATCCAACTTTCTCGTTCATCCTGCTGTTAGGGGTGGTGTTCACGTACGTGGCGGTGCTGCCCTACTGCCTCTCCGGCCCCCGTCTGCTGTGCGTGCTCCGCGAACTCGGCACCTGTCTCGGCTACGCGCTTCTGCTCTCGGTGATGCTCGCCAGGGCCATCATGCTCACCACTACTGACGAGCAGGGCTTCATGAGCCACGTCAGCGGATACCTGCAGGCCGCCCTTTGGTTCTTCATAATCACCGTCCAg GTGGCACTGACGGCTCAGTTCCTGCTGTTCAACAAGTCCGAGCTGATGGCGATGCCGTCCAGCGAGACGGACAGCCAGGTGGTGTGCCACACGCATCGGGGCGCCTTTCTCGTCCTGCTCGGCTACGACTTCCTGCTGATGCTGCTTCTGGTGCTGATCAGCCCGCTGGTGGCCCGCTCCAAGCGTAACTACCGCGAAGGCTTCTTCTTCTGCCTGGCCAGCTGGATGTGCGCCACCTGCTGGATCTTCTGGGTCACCGGCTTCGTCATCCTGGACGAGCCCTGGCGTCCCATGGTCATCGCCGGCGGGCAGGTCGCCTGCGCCACCGTCATCCTCGGCGCCATTTTCATCCCCAGGACGTACCTGATCGTGTCCTCCGTGACCAGGGCGCGCATCGCGTCGGCCATCCCTTGCGCGGCTGCTGCCTACTCCAGCTCCACAAACATCCTAGACATTCAGTACAGGTCCAGTCAG GCGCTTTACGACTCGGTGCACAACATTCACCACGGGCACCACGGAATGCACGGAGAAGACGTGCCGGTGGCTCCGCCGTTGCCCAAGTCGCCTCACGCGAGCCCCTACGCGGCGGCGGGGGTGTCCAACCCCAACTACTACTCGGAACAGCCCAGGGGCTCGAACGCGTCCACCCTGAAGGCGGGCCGCTCGTACGCATCGCCCGAGAACACCTACGCCAGATACGACTCTCCCCCTTCACCCCTGAAAGTCACCAGATTTTGA
- the boss gene encoding uncharacterized protein boss isoform X1 — protein sequence MQFPPYLWLIPLLLLRVGADPAHDALLCEPRSVMPYLLVQGQAVITAFVDGHTGENCSIPVAVGLEQMAAIAWAVSEANALSLVPGINIGLEVFDTCSNSIMTHKAALSAISETDCDGHYSLGVLSSYRTAQVIQPLLAALDIQSFGKYLPEQRTLGPTALAAIETLKALNVTQTAVVAHSSAALRTFTSLANKMDICVTWQQVMHVDDETHHFDSGSPPTSGSAVVLGSWASIKEHLEGLQGSANFSSLSWVAAAVDLPWEAISEEASYEGLPPSMLLIAASTDAALQLDSLVSQESLEALGHGALASETHLAELRRASSVVLEAASRLREALLLDCGQFSICAELKPLVKHNFSDDAALAPTALEPPAAAPTGHLEPQFKVGKVEQATNCVEAVGDLQAGQLKVDNATAELLFDWVRGGCEKDCVCLNEVYRPTVWSLIRWNGEIWVAVVTSVAGVGVALSIAVAVFIITRICKGDVLEGNPTFSFILLLGVVFTYVAVLPYCLSGPRLLCVLRELGTCLGYALLLSVMLARAIMLTTTDEQGFMSHVSGYLQAALWFFIITVQVALTAQFLLFNKSELMAMPSSETDSQVVCHTHRGAFLVLLGYDFLLMLLLVLISPLVARSKRNYREGFFFCLASWMCATCWIFWVTGFVILDEPWRPMVIAGGQVACATVILGAIFIPRTYLIVSSVTRARIASAIPCAAAAYSSSTNILDIQYRSSQQALYDSVHNIHHGHHGMHGEDVPVAPPLPKSPHASPYAAAGVSNPNYYSEQPRGSNASTLKAGRSYASPENTYARYDSPPSPLKVTRF from the exons ATGCAGTTTCCTCCGTACCTGTGGTTAATACCCCTCCTGCTGCTCAGGGTTGGAGCCGACCCTGCGCACGATGCTCTGCTGTGCGAGCCCAGGTCGGTCATGCCGTACTTGCTCGTCCAAGGGCAGGCGGTCATCACAG catTTGTTGATGGGCACACCGGCGAAAACTGCAGCATCCCGGTGGCCGTCGGCCTGGAACAAATGGCCGCCATCGCCTGGGCCGTCTCCGAAGCCAACGCACTCAGTCTCGTGCCAGGAATCAATATAG GACTAGAAGTGTTTGACACCTGCAGCAACAGCATCATGACACACAAGGCAGCCCTGTCTGCTATTTCAGAGACTGATTGCGATGGCCACTACTCACTAG GTGTTTTGTCCAGTTACCGAACAGCGCAAGTAATCCAGCCGCTGCTCGCGGCGCTTGACATTCAGTCTTTCGGCAAATACCTGCCAGAGCAAAGAACCCTCGGGCCCACCGCATTGGCGGCCATTGAGACGCTAAAAGCCTTAAATGTCACGCAGACAGCCGTCGTCGCGCACTCATCGGCGGCTTTGAGGACCTTCACCTCCCTCGCAAATAAGATGGATATTTGCGTTACTTGGCAGCAAGTCATGCATGTGGA CGACGAGACGCACCACTTTGATTCCGGCTCGCCGCCGACGAGCGGAAGTGCAGTGGTCCTGGGCAGCTGGGCGTCCATCAAGGAGCACCTGGAGGGCCTGCAGGGCAGCGCCAACTTCAGCAGCCTGTCGTGGGTGGCTGCGGCCGTGGACCTGCCGTGGGAGGCGATCTCCGAGGAGGCGAGCTACGAGGGTCTGCCGCCGAGCATGCTGCTGATAGCGGCGTCGACGGACGCGGCGCTGCAGCTCGACTCGCTGGTGAGCCAGGAGTCGCTGGAGGCGCTGGGCCACGGCGCGCTGGCCTCCGAGACGCACCTGGCCGAGCTGCGGAGGGCGTCGAGCGTGGTGCTGGAGGCGGCCAGCCGCCTCCGCGAGGCCCTGCTGCTCGACTGCGGCCAGTTCAGCATTTGCGCGGAGCTGAAGCCGCTGGTCAAGCACAACTTCAGCGACGACGCGGCCCTGGCGCCGACGGCCCTCGagccgccggccgccgcccCCACCGGACACCTCGAGCCGCAGTTCAAGGTCGGAAAGGTCGAGCAGGCGACCAACTGCGTCGAGGCCGTCGGCGACCTGCAGGCCGGCCAGCTCAAAGTGGACAACGCCACCGCCGAGTTGCTCTTCGACTGGGTCAGGGGAGGCTGCGAGAAGGACTGTGTCTGTCTTAAcgag GTTTACAGACCAACAGTGTGGTCCCTGATCCGGTGGAACGGCGAGATTTGGGTGGCCGTGGTGACGTCCGTGGCGGGCGTGGGGGTGGCCCTTTCGATCGCCGTGGCCGTCTTCATCATCACAAGAATTTGCAAAG GTGACGTGTTGGAGGGTAATCCAACTTTCTCGTTCATCCTGCTGTTAGGGGTGGTGTTCACGTACGTGGCGGTGCTGCCCTACTGCCTCTCCGGCCCCCGTCTGCTGTGCGTGCTCCGCGAACTCGGCACCTGTCTCGGCTACGCGCTTCTGCTCTCGGTGATGCTCGCCAGGGCCATCATGCTCACCACTACTGACGAGCAGGGCTTCATGAGCCACGTCAGCGGATACCTGCAGGCCGCCCTTTGGTTCTTCATAATCACCGTCCAg GTGGCACTGACGGCTCAGTTCCTGCTGTTCAACAAGTCCGAGCTGATGGCGATGCCGTCCAGCGAGACGGACAGCCAGGTGGTGTGCCACACGCATCGGGGCGCCTTTCTCGTCCTGCTCGGCTACGACTTCCTGCTGATGCTGCTTCTGGTGCTGATCAGCCCGCTGGTGGCCCGCTCCAAGCGTAACTACCGCGAAGGCTTCTTCTTCTGCCTGGCCAGCTGGATGTGCGCCACCTGCTGGATCTTCTGGGTCACCGGCTTCGTCATCCTGGACGAGCCCTGGCGTCCCATGGTCATCGCCGGCGGGCAGGTCGCCTGCGCCACCGTCATCCTCGGCGCCATTTTCATCCCCAGGACGTACCTGATCGTGTCCTCCGTGACCAGGGCGCGCATCGCGTCGGCCATCCCTTGCGCGGCTGCTGCCTACTCCAGCTCCACAAACATCCTAGACATTCAGTACAGGTCCAGTCAG CAGGCGCTTTACGACTCGGTGCACAACATTCACCACGGGCACCACGGAATGCACGGAGAAGACGTGCCGGTGGCTCCGCCGTTGCCCAAGTCGCCTCACGCGAGCCCCTACGCGGCGGCGGGGGTGTCCAACCCCAACTACTACTCGGAACAGCCCAGGGGCTCGAACGCGTCCACCCTGAAGGCGGGCCGCTCGTACGCATCGCCCGAGAACACCTACGCCAGATACGACTCTCCCCCTTCACCCCTGAAAGTCACCAGATTTTGA